In the genome of Streptomyces sp. NBC_00259, the window GGCGCGGTGGTCGCCATGCTCGGGCTGCTGATCAGCTGCTGCGCCGCCGGCTGGGGCATGATGGCCGCCCGTCGCGTCGGCCACACCTGGCCGGGACTGCCCGAGCGCAGCTCTGGCGAGCGCCCCGACTGGCGCGTGATCGCCCTCTACGTCGCCGTGGCCGCGGCCCTGGTCGCCCTCGCCGTGTGGCGGGTGGCGCGGCTCCGCTGACCTGACGGTGGTGCGGCTCAGCCGACGGCCCGGGTGGGTGTCCGAACGGCCCCGTACGATGGTCGCGTGACCATCTCCGCAACCTCGCCGATCGCTTTCCTCAAGGGCCACGGGACGCAGAACGACTTCGTGATCATCCCCGACCCGGACAACACGATCGAGCTGCCCGCCTCCGTCGTCGCGACGCTCTGCGACCGCCGCGCGGGCATCGGTGGTGACGGGCTGCTGCACGTCGTGCGCTCCGCCGCGCACCCCGAGGCGCGCTCCCGGGCCGGCGAGGCCGAGTGGTTCATGGACTACCGCAACGCGGACGGCTCGATCGCCGAGATGTGCGGCAACGGGGTGCGGGTCTTCGCCCACTACCTGCAGCGCGCCGGCCTGGTCGACACGGGCGATGTCGCGGTCGCGACCCGAGGCGGCGTCAAGCGGGTCCACATCGACAAGGAGGGCGACATCACGGTCGCCATGGGCCGCGCCGTGCTCCCCGAGGACGGCGTCACCGTCACCGTGGGCGGCCGCAGCTGGCCCGCCCGCAATGTGAACATGGGGAACCCGCACGCGGTCGCGTTCGTCGAGGACCTGGACCACGCGGGCGATCTGCTGTCCGTCCCGCCCTACTCCCCCTCCTCCGTGTACCCCGACGGCGTGAATGTCGAGTTCGTCGTCGACCGCGGG includes:
- the dapF gene encoding diaminopimelate epimerase — its product is MTISATSPIAFLKGHGTQNDFVIIPDPDNTIELPASVVATLCDRRAGIGGDGLLHVVRSAAHPEARSRAGEAEWFMDYRNADGSIAEMCGNGVRVFAHYLQRAGLVDTGDVAVATRGGVKRVHIDKEGDITVAMGRAVLPEDGVTVTVGGRSWPARNVNMGNPHAVAFVEDLDHAGDLLSVPPYSPSSVYPDGVNVEFVVDRGPRHVAMRVHERGSGETRSCGTGACAVAVAAARRDGADPTVTGAPVTYTVDLPGGRLVITEHPDGEIEMTGPAVIVAEGHLDPALLATVPS